One part of the Amaranthus tricolor cultivar Red isolate AtriRed21 chromosome 16, ASM2621246v1, whole genome shotgun sequence genome encodes these proteins:
- the LOC130802295 gene encoding cytokinin hydroxylase: MALIFTTFILAFLTLFIRVAYETISFYWLSPRNIKKIMEKQGVLGPKPSPLVGNILHMASLVSSSTSSDMPSISHDIVSRLLPHYLLWSQKYGKRFIYWNGFEPRMCLTDPDMIKELLIKYNPLSGKSWLQQQGSKNFIGSGLLMANGDAWYHQRHIVSPAFMSDKLKSYAGYVVDCTKDMLQLVENMLESGKNEVEIGELMTNLTADIISRIEFGNNFEKGRKIFNLLNLLQRCCAQASRHLCLPGSRFFPSKYNKDIKSLKTEVEGLLMEIIESRKACFEIGRSDSYGNDLLGILMNELQKKTTRNGFNLNLQLIMDECKTFFFAGHETTALLLTWTVMLLASNQEWQQKLRDEIAQVCNGATPSVDHLPKLRLLSMIINESLRLYPPATLLPRMAFEDIKLGDLLIPKGLSIWIPVLAIHHDKELWGKDANEFNPERFASKSSFISSRFIPFGAGPRNCIGQTFAILEAKIILAMLVTKFKFTISDNYRHSPVVVLTIKPKHGVQVCLEPLT, from the exons ATGGCATTAATATTCACAACTTTTATATTAGCATTCTTAACCTTGTTCATTAGAGTAGCCTATGAAACAATATCTTTTTATTGGCTAAGTCCTagaaatataaagaaaataatggaAAAGCAAGGGGTTCTTGGCCCTAAACCAAGCCCTCTTGTAGGCAACATCCTACATATGGCCTCACTTGTATCATCCTCTACGTCTTCCGATATGCCGTCCATCTCGCACGACATCGTATCCCGTCTCCTCCCACATTACCTTCTTTGGTCTCAAAAATACG GAAAAAGGTTCATATATTGGAATGGTTTTGAGCCTAGGATGTGCTTAACAGACCCAGACATGAtcaaagaattattaataaaatacaacCCTTTATCTGGAAAATCATGGCTTCAACAACAAGGTTCAAAAAATTTCATAGGAAGTGGTTTACTTATGGCCAATGGTGACGCTTGGTACCACCAAAGACACATTGTTTCCCCTGCTTTTATGAGTGATAAGCTtaag AGTTATGCAGGGTATGTGGTGGATTGCACTAAAGACATGCTCCAATTGGTAGAAAACATGTTGGAATCGGGTAAAAATGAGGTGGAAATTGGGGAATTAATGACTAATCTTACTGCAGATATAATTTCAAGGATTGAATTTGGGAATAATTTTGAGAAAGGAagaaaaattttcaatcttCTTAATCTTTTGCAGAGATGTTGTGCTCAAGCTAGTAGGCATCTCTGCTTACCCGGTAGCCG GTTTTTTCCGAGCAAATACAACAAAGACATAAAATCGTTAAAAACTGAAGTCGAAGGACTATTGATGGAAATAATCGAGAGTAGAAAAGCATGTTTCGAAATAGGTAGAAGTGATTCATATGGTAACGATTTATTAGGGATTTTAATGAATGAATTACAAAAGAAGACGACGAGAAAtggatttaatttaaatttacaattaattATGGATGAAtgcaaaacatttttttttgctGGACATGAAACTACAGCCCTTTTGTTAACATGGACTGTGATGCTATTAGCAAGTAATCAAGAATGGCAACAAAAGTTAAGAGATGAAATTGCACAAGTCTGTAATGGTGCTACTCCTTCTGTTGATCACCTGCCTAAACTTCGTTTG TTGAGCATGATAATAAACGAATCACTACGATTATACCCACCCGCCACACTTCTACCTAGGATGGCTTTCGAAGACATCAAGCTAGGTGATCTTCTCATACCCAAAGGATTATCAATATGGATTCCGGTGTTGGCCATTCATCACGACAAAGAACTATGGGGTAAAGATGCAAACGAGTTTAATCCAGAACGATTTGCTTCAAAATCATCCTTCATTTCAAGTCGATTCATTCCTTTTGGTGCTGGTCCGAGAAATTGTATAGGCCAAACTTTCGCAATTTTGGAAGCTAAGATTATATTAGCCATGTTGGTTACAAAGTTTAAGTTCACAATCTCCGATAATTATCGTCATTCTCCTGTGGTAGTCCTTACAATTAAGCCTAAGCATGGTGTTCAAGTTTGCTTAGAGCCCTTAACATAG